A single window of Phyllostomus discolor isolate MPI-MPIP mPhyDis1 chromosome 13, mPhyDis1.pri.v3, whole genome shotgun sequence DNA harbors:
- the SOX30 gene encoding transcription factor SOX-30 isoform X1 gives MERARREPPPQPRQLPRATPPRPLRPAPPQPPVEGTPFRAAAAEPPLSPPAPCAAAIATLASPCGEAPASSGQPSARRLLKVKSEQVLLLPPGPPLPQAQDEDANVSPAQARLLQLRPELLLLPPPPPSSEGAPCRPELHTLQPRALQVKVEKQDLGPDLDPSVGPRRAVEVGPRTSRTAKAEGPGSALEGRRGDRKKGKLEAEEVMKDTEKVWEGKSLTAIREGIIKTEEPEKLHEDCRLDREPASNGLLHGSKEVFLAQPSSAFGPHQQDLRIPLTVHTVSPGAQIQFQGPPPSELIRLTKVPLTPVPLKMQSLLEPSVKIETKDVPLTVLPSDAGIPDTPFSKDRNGHVKRPMNAFMVWARIHRPALAKANPAANNAEISVQLGLEWNKLSEEQKKPYYDEAQKIKEKHREEFPGWVYQPRPGKRKRFPLSVSNVFSGTTQNITSANPATIYPYRSPTYSVVIPSLQNTIIHPVGEAPPAIQLPTPAVQRLSPITIFQPTVSSTAQVAVQAPSLPLRPALPPQCFAGPSQTDAHQLPSEANHSVKRPTPVSPESTNRLSSSASTAHARFAASTVQPPKEYPSVSACPRSAPMPQAPPLPHSHVYQPPPLGHPATLFGTPPRFSFHHPYFLPGPHYFPSSTCPYSRPPFGYGNFPSSMPECLGYYEDRYQKHEAMFSALNRDYSFRDYADERTHSEDSRSCESVDGAPYYAGHSHGGEEYLTLVPQLDIGVLENVLTVPTSTPSSVQQVNVTDSDEEKEEKVLRNL, from the exons ATGGAGAGAGCCAGGCGGGAGCCGCCGCCTCAGCCACGCCAACTGCCACGGGCCACCCCGCCGCGTCCACTGCGCCCCGCTCCGCCCCAGCCGCCGGTCGAGGGCACCCCCTTTCGGGCAGCGGCCGCGGAGCCCCCATTGTCGCCTCCAGCCCCGTGCGCGGCCGCCATTGCGACCCTGGCCTCGCCGTGCGGGGAGGCACCGGCGTCGAGCGGACAGCCCTCAGCAAGGCGGCTGTTAAAGGTGAAGTCGGAGCAGGTGTTGCTGCTGCCGCCAGGGCCACCACTGCCTCAGGCCCAGGACGAAGACGCCAACGTATCGCCCGCGCAGGCGCGGCTGCTGCAGCTCAGGCCCGAACTGCTGCTACTGCCTCCGCCACCGCCCTCATCCgagggcgccccctgcaggcccgAGTTGCACACGTTGCAGCCCAGGGCGCTGCAGGTCAAGGTGGAGAAGCAGGATCTCGGGCCGGACTTGGATCCCTCGGTGGGGCCTCGGAGGGCAGTCGAGGTGGGCCCGAGGACCTCCAGGACGGCCAAGGCGGAAGGCCCTGGGTCGGCCCTGGAGGGTCGCCGAGGGGACCGGAAGAAGGGCAAGTTGGAGGCGGAGGAGGTAATGAAGGACACGGAGAAAGTCTGGGAAGGCAAAAGTCTGACAGCCATCAGAGAAGGAATCATCAAAACAGAGGAGCCTGAGAAACTCCACGAGGACTGCAGGCTTGACAGGGAGCCCGCGTCTAATGGGCTGCTCCATGGCAGCAAGGAGGTCTTCCTGGCTCAACCGTCCAGCGCCTTTGGGCCGCACCAGCAAGACCTTAGGATCCCTTTGACTGTCCACACTGTCTCACCTGGGGCCCAGATCCAATTCCAGGGACCTCCACCTTCAGAGCTGATACGATTGACCAAGGTCCCCTTGACACCTGTGCCTCTTAAAATGCAATCCTTACTGGAGCCTTCTGTAAAAATTGAAACCAAAGATGTCCCGCTCACCGTGCTTCCCTCAGATGCAG GAATACCAGATACTCCCTTCAGTAAGGACAGAAATGGTCATGTGAAGCGACCTATGAATGCATTTATGGTTTGGGCGAGGATCCACCGGCCGGCACTAGCCAAAGCTAACCCAGCAGCCAACAACGCAGAAATCAGTGTCCAGCTCGGGTTGGAGTGGAACAAACTTAGTGAAGAACAAAAGAAACCTTATTACGATGAAGcacaaaagattaaagaaaagcaCAGAGAGGAATTTCCTG GTTGGGTTTATCAGCCTCGGCCAGGGAAGCGAAAACGCTTCCCTCTGAGTGTTTCCAATGTGTTTTCTGGTACCACACAGAATATCACCTCTGCAAACCCTGCAACAATTTATCCTTATCGCTCACCTACCTACTCTGTGGTAATTCCAAGCCTGCAGAACACCATCATTCATCCAGTTG gtgAAGCCCCGCCTGCCATCCAGCTACCCACACCTGCAGTCCAGCGCCTCAGTCCCATCACGATTTTTCAGCCCACCGTTTCCAGTACCGCTCAGGTGGCCGTCCAGGCTCCGAGTCTGCCCCTGCGCCCAGCACTCCCGCCCCAGTGCTTTGCCGGGCCCTCCCAAACGGACGCCCACCAGCTGCCGTCTGAAGCCAATCACTCTGTAAAGAGACCCACGCCTGTGTCTCCTGAGAGCACCAACAGGCTTTCAAGTAGTGCAAGTACTGCCCACGCCAGATTTGCAGCCTCCACCGTCCAGCCCCCCAAGGAGTACCCCAGCGTTTCCGCTTGTCCCAGAAGTGCGCCAATGCCCCAGGCTCCTCCGCTTCCACACTCACACGTctaccagccccctcccctcggccATCCAGCCACACTATTTGGGACACCGCCACGGTTTTCTTTTCATCATCCTTACTTCCTACCTGGACCTCACTACTTCCCATCAAG CACGTGCCCTTATAGTCGGCCTCCCTTTGGCTATGGAAATTTTCCAAGTTCAATGCCAGAATGCCTTGGCTATTATGAAGACAGGTACCAAAAACATGAGGCTATGTTTTCAGCTTTAAACAGAGACTATTCTTTCAGAGACTACGCAGATGAACGCACACACAGCGAAGACTCTCGCAGCTGTGAGAGCGTGGACGGGGCCCCTTACTACGCCGGCCACAGCCACGGCGGGGAGGAGTACCTCACCCTCGTGCCGCAGCTGGACATCGGCGTCCTGGAGAACGTCCTGACggtccccacctccaccccctccagCGTCCAGCAAGTCAACGTCACGGACAGTgatgaggagaaagaagaaaaagtgctcaggaatttataa
- the SOX30 gene encoding transcription factor SOX-30 isoform X2, whose protein sequence is MERARREPPPQPRQLPRATPPRPLRPAPPQPPVEGTPFRAAAAEPPLSPPAPCAAAIATLASPCGEAPASSGQPSARRLLKVKSEQVLLLPPGPPLPQAQDEDANVSPAQARLLQLRPELLLLPPPPPSSEGAPCRPELHTLQPRALQVKVEKQDLGPDLDPSVGPRRAVEVGPRTSRTAKAEGPGSALEGRRGDRKKGKLEAEEVMKDTEKVWEGKSLTAIREGIIKTEEPEKLHEDCRLDREPASNGLLHGSKEVFLAQPSSAFGPHQQDLRIPLTVHTVSPGAQIQFQGPPPSELIRLTKVPLTPVPLKMQSLLEPSVKIETKDVPLTVLPSDAGIPDTPFSKDRNGHVKRPMNAFMVWARIHRPALAKANPAANNAEISVQLGLEWNKLSEEQKKPYYDEAQKIKEKHREEFPGWVYQPRPGKRKRFPLSVSNVFSGTTQNITSANPATIYPYRSPTYSVVIPSLQNTIIHPVARALIVGLPLAMEIFQVQCQNALAIMKTGTKNMRLCFQL, encoded by the exons ATGGAGAGAGCCAGGCGGGAGCCGCCGCCTCAGCCACGCCAACTGCCACGGGCCACCCCGCCGCGTCCACTGCGCCCCGCTCCGCCCCAGCCGCCGGTCGAGGGCACCCCCTTTCGGGCAGCGGCCGCGGAGCCCCCATTGTCGCCTCCAGCCCCGTGCGCGGCCGCCATTGCGACCCTGGCCTCGCCGTGCGGGGAGGCACCGGCGTCGAGCGGACAGCCCTCAGCAAGGCGGCTGTTAAAGGTGAAGTCGGAGCAGGTGTTGCTGCTGCCGCCAGGGCCACCACTGCCTCAGGCCCAGGACGAAGACGCCAACGTATCGCCCGCGCAGGCGCGGCTGCTGCAGCTCAGGCCCGAACTGCTGCTACTGCCTCCGCCACCGCCCTCATCCgagggcgccccctgcaggcccgAGTTGCACACGTTGCAGCCCAGGGCGCTGCAGGTCAAGGTGGAGAAGCAGGATCTCGGGCCGGACTTGGATCCCTCGGTGGGGCCTCGGAGGGCAGTCGAGGTGGGCCCGAGGACCTCCAGGACGGCCAAGGCGGAAGGCCCTGGGTCGGCCCTGGAGGGTCGCCGAGGGGACCGGAAGAAGGGCAAGTTGGAGGCGGAGGAGGTAATGAAGGACACGGAGAAAGTCTGGGAAGGCAAAAGTCTGACAGCCATCAGAGAAGGAATCATCAAAACAGAGGAGCCTGAGAAACTCCACGAGGACTGCAGGCTTGACAGGGAGCCCGCGTCTAATGGGCTGCTCCATGGCAGCAAGGAGGTCTTCCTGGCTCAACCGTCCAGCGCCTTTGGGCCGCACCAGCAAGACCTTAGGATCCCTTTGACTGTCCACACTGTCTCACCTGGGGCCCAGATCCAATTCCAGGGACCTCCACCTTCAGAGCTGATACGATTGACCAAGGTCCCCTTGACACCTGTGCCTCTTAAAATGCAATCCTTACTGGAGCCTTCTGTAAAAATTGAAACCAAAGATGTCCCGCTCACCGTGCTTCCCTCAGATGCAG GAATACCAGATACTCCCTTCAGTAAGGACAGAAATGGTCATGTGAAGCGACCTATGAATGCATTTATGGTTTGGGCGAGGATCCACCGGCCGGCACTAGCCAAAGCTAACCCAGCAGCCAACAACGCAGAAATCAGTGTCCAGCTCGGGTTGGAGTGGAACAAACTTAGTGAAGAACAAAAGAAACCTTATTACGATGAAGcacaaaagattaaagaaaagcaCAGAGAGGAATTTCCTG GTTGGGTTTATCAGCCTCGGCCAGGGAAGCGAAAACGCTTCCCTCTGAGTGTTTCCAATGTGTTTTCTGGTACCACACAGAATATCACCTCTGCAAACCCTGCAACAATTTATCCTTATCGCTCACCTACCTACTCTGTGGTAATTCCAAGCCTGCAGAACACCATCATTCATCCAGTTG CACGTGCCCTTATAGTCGGCCTCCCTTTGGCTATGGAAATTTTCCAAGTTCAATGCCAGAATGCCTTGGCTATTATGAAGACAGGTACCAAAAACATGAGGCTATGTTTTCAGCTTTAA